From Chryseobacterium camelliae:
AAGGATGGTGGATCACCGGACAGACCATCTTTGCTAACGGAGGTTACACTACGCGATAAAAGGGCTTACCAAATGTTATCAAGCCGGGAATTGAGAAATCTCAATTCCCGGCTTTTTTATACACTTTGTCTCATTAGGTAGGAACATACGATTTCAATGACAGCCTCCAGATTTTCTTCAAACATATAATGACCGGTATCCGCCAAATGCACAAGTTCATACTGCTCAGCAGCCATAGGAAGCGCATATTGGTAAAAGCCGTAGGAAACATTGCTGGCCATTCCCATTACAGGCATGGTAAGTTTACTGTAATTTTTGCTGTCTTCAATATCCTGGCTGAAAGCCTGGTACCAGGCATTGGATGCGCGGATGCGTTCGGGCTGATTGTAGACAGCAGCATAGGCTTCTTTTTCAAATTCAGACATTTTGCTTTCATCAATCATGACATACCGGAAGAGCCAGTCTAAAAGATTATAGTACCGGCCTTCCAGAAGCTTTTCGGGAAGTCCCCGGACCTGGTTGAAGCCCATCCACCAGGTATAAGGATGAACAGGATCTATCTTATCCCCGAATGTACCGGCAGCCGGGATCAGCGGCATCTGGAGCATGCCTTCATTGGGATGAAGGCCATCGGCAACAATCAATCCGGAGACTACCTGAGGATAA
This genomic window contains:
- a CDS encoding alpha/beta hydrolase, which produces MHTEYTDEELIKNWEGFTNHTIDVNGIKLHYVEGGSGSPLICLPGWPQTWYSFHRIAPQLAKHFRVFVVDIRGMGSSATPDSGYDKKTMASDIYEIILQLGLHEAFVLGHDIGGMVAMSLAYNYPQVVSGLIVADGLHPNEGMLQMPLIPAAGTFGDKIDPVHPYTWWMGFNQVRGLPEKLLEGRYYNLLDWLFRYVMIDESKMSEFEKEAYAAVYNQPERIRASNAWYQAFSQDIEDSKNYSKLTMPVMGMASNVSYGFYQYALPMAAEQYELVHLADTGHYMFEENLEAVIEIVCSYLMRQSV